One part of the Georgfuchsia toluolica genome encodes these proteins:
- the fumC gene encoding class II fumarate hydratase: MRTEQDSFGPIEVPDERMWGAQTQRSLQHFHISTEKIPMELVLSLALVKRVCAAVSRELGLLPDAKAVAIIQAAEEVLAGRHALEFPLSIWQTGSGTQTNMNMNEVLANRASELMGGERGTGRLVHPNDDVNLGQSSNDIFPSAMHVAASRGIVSQVLPALRQLRETLMQKSDEFADIIKIGRTHLQDATPLTLGQEFSGYVAQLAHAEMALSVNLPPLFELAAGGTAVGTGLNTTPEFGERVAAELCERCGIPFTTASNKFAALAAHDALVAVHGAMKTLATALFKIANDIRWLASGPRSGLSEISLPENEPGSSIMPGKVNPTQCEALTMICAQVFGNDVAITVGGASGNFELNVYKPLIAHNFLQSVRLLADGMRSFERHCVRGITPNREHIAELVDRSLMLVTALAPHIGYDKAAAIAKKAHQDRSTLKQAAIDLGYVSAVEFDLLVKPDEMVGIPAKKSKENQSLD, encoded by the coding sequence ATGCGTACCGAACAAGACAGTTTCGGCCCCATAGAAGTTCCGGACGAACGCATGTGGGGCGCGCAAACCCAGCGTTCACTGCAGCACTTCCATATTTCAACGGAAAAAATACCCATGGAGTTGGTCCTGTCTTTGGCTCTCGTGAAACGCGTCTGCGCCGCAGTCAGCCGTGAGTTGGGACTGCTCCCCGACGCCAAGGCCGTCGCCATCATCCAAGCCGCCGAAGAAGTTCTGGCCGGACGGCACGCGCTCGAATTTCCCCTGTCGATATGGCAAACCGGTTCTGGCACGCAGACCAACATGAACATGAACGAGGTGCTCGCCAACCGCGCCTCGGAACTGATGGGGGGAGAGCGCGGCACAGGACGGCTGGTGCATCCCAATGACGATGTCAATCTTGGCCAGTCGTCGAACGACATTTTCCCCAGCGCGATGCATGTCGCCGCCAGCCGGGGCATCGTCTCCCAGGTGCTGCCGGCATTGCGTCAATTACGCGAGACGCTGATGCAGAAGTCCGACGAATTTGCCGACATCATCAAGATCGGGCGCACGCATCTGCAGGATGCCACGCCGCTCACGCTGGGCCAGGAATTTTCCGGGTACGTCGCACAACTTGCGCATGCCGAGATGGCGCTAAGCGTCAACCTGCCACCGCTCTTCGAACTGGCTGCCGGTGGAACCGCCGTCGGCACCGGACTCAACACCACTCCCGAATTCGGCGAGCGCGTTGCGGCCGAACTGTGCGAACGCTGCGGTATTCCGTTCACCACGGCAAGCAACAAATTCGCGGCATTGGCTGCCCACGATGCGCTCGTCGCGGTGCATGGCGCCATGAAAACGCTCGCCACCGCGCTCTTCAAGATCGCCAACGACATACGCTGGCTGGCTTCCGGCCCGCGTTCGGGTCTCAGCGAAATTTCACTTCCCGAGAATGAGCCGGGCAGTTCCATCATGCCGGGCAAGGTAAACCCGACGCAATGCGAGGCGCTGACCATGATTTGCGCCCAGGTCTTCGGCAATGATGTCGCTATCACCGTCGGCGGCGCATCCGGCAATTTCGAATTGAATGTCTACAAACCGCTCATCGCCCACAACTTCCTGCAAAGCGTGCGGCTGCTTGCCGACGGCATGCGCAGTTTCGAGCGGCATTGTGTGCGCGGCATCACGCCGAACCGGGAGCACATTGCCGAACTGGTCGATCGCTCGCTGATGCTGGTCACGGCGCTGGCGCCTCACATCGGCTACGACAAGGCCGCCGCGATCGCCAAAAAGGCGCATCAGGACCGCAGCACATTGAAGCAGGCGGCAATTGATCTGGGGTATGTTTCGGCAGTCGAATTCGATCTTTTGGTCAAGCCGGATGAGATGGTCGGCATCCCGGCAAAGAAAAGCAAAGAGAACCAATCGTTGGACTGA
- a CDS encoding DMT family transporter gives MSSNRTSTVTLSLFTAATIWGLIWYPYRIIDHAGINGVVASMVTYAFAFLLGLAVLRRKLRGARFSWWLPLIALAAGGCNLGYVLAVLGGDVMRVLLLFYLSPLWTVLLARLLLGERLNPLGMAVIGLSLCGAMVMLWHPAMGIPWPRCVAEWIGMGAGFMFALNNVLIRRTGELSIELKSMASFVGVIVSGALMLPWITLPSPTVMTAGLFFLMLLIGVVLLAVNLVIQYGLTQVKANRAIVILLFELVVAALASWLLAGEYMGIREWAGGALIILASLFSGHMEEDEPQSGNA, from the coding sequence ATGAGTTCCAATCGAACTTCAACGGTGACACTCTCCCTGTTCACCGCAGCAACCATCTGGGGCCTGATCTGGTATCCCTATCGCATCATCGACCATGCCGGCATCAACGGCGTCGTTGCCTCCATGGTGACCTATGCTTTCGCGTTCCTGCTGGGGCTGGCCGTATTGCGGCGCAAATTACGCGGCGCCCGTTTTTCCTGGTGGTTGCCCTTGATCGCGCTGGCGGCCGGCGGCTGCAATCTCGGTTATGTGCTGGCCGTGCTGGGCGGCGACGTGATGCGCGTGCTGCTGCTGTTTTACCTGTCGCCGTTGTGGACCGTGCTGCTCGCGCGCCTGTTGCTCGGCGAGCGGCTGAATCCGCTGGGCATGGCTGTCATCGGCCTTTCGCTGTGCGGGGCGATGGTCATGCTGTGGCACCCCGCAATGGGCATACCCTGGCCGCGCTGTGTGGCCGAGTGGATCGGGATGGGGGCGGGCTTCATGTTCGCGCTCAACAATGTATTGATCCGCCGTACCGGCGAACTGTCGATCGAACTCAAATCCATGGCGTCGTTTGTGGGAGTGATCGTCAGCGGTGCGCTGATGTTGCCCTGGATAACACTGCCTTCCCCGACCGTCATGACGGCAGGACTTTTTTTCCTGATGCTGCTGATTGGCGTGGTACTGCTCGCGGTCAATCTGGTGATTCAGTATGGCCTGACGCAGGTCAAGGCCAATCGCGCCATCGTCATCCTGCTGTTTGAACTGGTCGTCGCAGCACTGGCCTCGTGGCTGCTTGCCGGGGAATACATGGGCATCAGGGAATGGGCGGGAGGCGCCCTGATTATCCTCGCCAGCCTGTTTTCAGGACATATGGAGGAGGACGAGCCGCAAAGCGGCAATGCCTGA